A genome region from Carya illinoinensis cultivar Pawnee chromosome 2, C.illinoinensisPawnee_v1, whole genome shotgun sequence includes the following:
- the LOC122301606 gene encoding uncharacterized protein LOC122301606 yields the protein MFLWRACLNALPTRANLKVRKVVEDSACPIYFHPSETIEHTLWECPSARDVWSLSSRKFQKASILSPSFAEKLESLVDSKEIKELLLFAVTAWNLWKRRNEVVFQGHLTHPSSVVSHSKQLVEDLHKLSVNKKAKELKQQTNQPWEAPSQGKIKVNWDASDDKASCKVGVGVVLRDWNSKVLATLRMEQDLFPDPHMAEAFAALQAVMLCKSLGHQDVVLEGDSLLVVEGLKSQSNALNYVG from the coding sequence ATGTTCCTGTGGAGAGCTTGTCTAAATGCACTTCCTACCCGAGCTAATCTAAAAGTAAGAAAGGTGGTGGAAGACTCAGCTTGCCCCATCTATTTCCACCCATCCGAGACCATTGAACATACATTGTGGGAATGCCCTTCAGCAAGAGATGTTTGGTCTTTGAGTAGTAGGAAATTCCAAAAGGCTAGCATACTTTCCCCTTCATTTGCAGAGAAACTAGAGAGTTTAGTGGACTCTAAGGAGATAAAAGAACTACTACTTTTCGCTGTAACTGCTTGGAACCTctggaaaagaagaaatgaagtaGTCTTCCAGGGGCACCTCACTCACCCTTCCTCAGTAGTCAGCCATTCTAAACAACTGGTAGAAGACTTACATAAGCTTTCGGTGAACAAGAAGGCAAAGGAACTGAAAcaacaaaccaaccaaccatggGAGGCTCCTTCTCAAGGAAAAATCAAAGTAAACTGGGATGCTTCAGATGATAAAGCTTCATGCAAGGTGGGAGTGGGAGTTGTACTGCGTGACTGGAATAGCAAAGTGCTAGCAACTCTACGTATGGAGCAAGATCTGTTCCCTGATCCCCACATGGCAGAAGCCTTTGCAGCCCTCCAGGCTGTCATGTTATGCAAGTCACTTGGTCATCAGGATGTAGTCCTAGAAGGGGACTCCTTGCTGGTAGTAGAAGGCCTCAAATCACAATCAAATGCTCTCAACTATGTAGGCTAG